One Mycolicibacterium pulveris genomic region harbors:
- a CDS encoding heme-binding protein, producing MALPTAAAQPQCTAAGLSTALGSVSTATGDYLSTHSEANDVITNAGAMPTGEGENAIRAYFVAHPQEWADLQAIAQPLRTLREQCDVDVAPAQIARLFDAMAS from the coding sequence ATCGCGCTTCCGACGGCTGCCGCGCAACCGCAATGCACCGCAGCCGGGTTGAGCACCGCCCTCGGTTCGGTGTCCACCGCGACGGGCGACTACCTGTCGACACACTCCGAGGCCAACGACGTCATCACCAACGCGGGCGCGATGCCGACCGGCGAGGGCGAGAACGCGATCCGCGCGTACTTCGTCGCACATCCGCAGGAATGGGCTGATCTCCAAGCGATCGCGCAGCCGCTGCGTACGTTGCGCGAGCAGTGCGACGTCGACGTCGCACCCGCCCAGATCGCCCGGCTGTTCGACGCGATGGCGTCCTGA